The proteins below are encoded in one region of Methyloterricola oryzae:
- the rapA gene encoding RNA polymerase-associated protein RapA — translation MPLFVPGQRWISETEPELGLGTVIETAPGRVSVLFIASSERRTYAADNAPLTRVRFAPGERLESADGQGLTVEDVIESEGLITYQTLNDQGETVLLEEMELNHFLQFNKPQDRLFTGQIDSSALFKLRSRTIRKLGDLQRSPVLGLVGARTSLIPHQLYIAHEVATRLSPRVLLADEVGLGKTIEAGLIMHHQLLSGRASRVLILVPEPLLHQWLVEMRRRFNLRFSLFDDARCWQDESGDNPFESEQLVLCSLEFFRGESQRQAQALGAGWDLCVVDEAHHLQWSPDTPGEDYRFVESLARRVPGMLLLTATPEQLGKESHFARLRLLDPDRFYDFGQFLAEEEQYRPLAAVIEHLAAAAPLDSGTVETLAGLLTHDRAEELLARIEADAQDEAARRELIRLILDRHGTGRVLFRNTRATVKGFPPREILPRALPWPEEYRVDAASDLDSLLHPETAHQPGTEAPWWKFDPRVGWLIETLQELKPAKVLVICAKARTAIQLEEALRVRAGIGAAVFHEDLTIVARDRAAAWFADAEEGAQVLVCSEIGSEGRNFQFAHHLVLFDLPLNPDLLEQRIGRLDRIGQRETIRIHIPYFQGSAQETLFHWYVRGLEAFSRPCPAGQAVFAELGAELKALLGAADPARLDQLLQSAGQLRERILDTLHAGRDRLLEMNSCRREEAEGLVARIRRAEQGKSLWPYLEEVFDAYGVTVEEHSEHCYILVPGDHMRVPHFPELPEDGITVTLDRSIALAREDMAFLTWEHPMVRGCMDLILNSEHGNAAFALVRHEDLDPGQLLLEAIYLVECPGPRHLGLARYLPHTLMRLLSDAEGQDLSALTPESFEEIRQVIDREELAAMLRGQRKPLESMLKAAEAKARQRLPGLIAESTQRMLDEATAELKRLAALRKVNPYVRPEELDLRKQQAMETHGHLQAAQMRLDSVRVLLTA, via the coding sequence TTGCCTCTCTTCGTCCCCGGTCAACGTTGGATCAGCGAAACCGAACCCGAGCTGGGCTTGGGTACCGTCATCGAAACGGCGCCCGGCCGCGTTAGCGTCCTGTTTATCGCCAGCAGTGAACGCCGCACCTACGCCGCCGACAACGCGCCCCTGACGCGGGTGCGGTTTGCTCCCGGCGAGCGGCTGGAAAGTGCCGACGGGCAGGGTCTGACCGTGGAGGACGTGATCGAATCCGAGGGACTGATCACCTACCAGACCCTGAACGATCAGGGTGAGACCGTCCTGTTGGAAGAAATGGAGCTGAATCACTTCCTGCAGTTCAATAAACCGCAGGACCGCTTGTTCACCGGTCAGATCGACTCCTCCGCCCTGTTCAAGCTGCGCAGCCGCACCATACGCAAGCTGGGCGATCTGCAGCGCTCGCCGGTCCTGGGCCTGGTGGGCGCGCGCACCAGCCTGATCCCTCACCAGCTCTACATCGCCCATGAGGTCGCCACCCGCCTCTCGCCACGGGTGCTGCTCGCCGACGAGGTGGGCCTGGGCAAGACCATCGAAGCCGGGCTGATCATGCACCACCAGCTGCTGTCGGGGCGCGCCTCGCGGGTTCTGATCCTGGTGCCCGAGCCGCTCCTGCACCAATGGCTGGTGGAAATGCGCCGCCGCTTCAACCTGCGATTCAGCCTGTTCGACGACGCCCGCTGCTGGCAGGATGAGAGCGGCGACAACCCCTTCGAAAGCGAACAGTTGGTGCTGTGCAGCCTGGAGTTCTTCCGCGGCGAGTCGCAGCGCCAAGCCCAGGCGCTTGGCGCCGGATGGGACCTGTGCGTGGTGGACGAGGCCCACCATCTGCAGTGGTCGCCGGATACCCCGGGCGAGGATTATCGCTTCGTCGAATCCTTGGCCCGCCGCGTGCCCGGCATGCTGTTGCTGACCGCAACGCCAGAGCAACTGGGCAAGGAAAGCCATTTCGCCCGCCTGCGCCTGCTCGACCCTGACCGTTTCTATGATTTTGGCCAGTTCCTGGCGGAAGAAGAGCAATACCGGCCTCTGGCCGCCGTGATCGAACACCTGGCGGCAGCCGCCCCGCTGGACTCAGGCACCGTCGAAACACTCGCCGGCCTGTTGACCCACGACCGCGCCGAGGAACTCCTGGCCCGCATCGAAGCGGACGCTCAGGACGAGGCCGCCCGCAGGGAACTCATCCGCCTGATCCTGGACCGCCATGGCACCGGCCGCGTCCTGTTCCGCAACACGCGGGCCACGGTCAAGGGCTTCCCGCCGCGGGAGATCCTGCCCCGGGCCCTGCCCTGGCCGGAAGAATACCGCGTCGACGCCGCTTCGGACCTGGACAGCCTGCTGCATCCGGAAACCGCGCATCAGCCGGGTACGGAAGCCCCCTGGTGGAAGTTCGACCCCCGCGTCGGCTGGCTGATCGAGACCCTGCAAGAACTCAAACCGGCCAAGGTGCTGGTGATCTGTGCCAAGGCGCGCACCGCCATCCAACTGGAGGAAGCCCTGCGCGTGCGCGCCGGGATCGGCGCCGCCGTGTTCCACGAGGATTTGACCATCGTGGCGCGCGACCGCGCCGCCGCCTGGTTCGCCGATGCCGAGGAAGGCGCCCAGGTGCTCGTGTGCTCGGAGATCGGCAGCGAGGGACGCAATTTCCAGTTCGCCCATCATCTGGTGCTGTTCGACCTGCCCCTGAACCCTGATCTGCTCGAACAGCGCATCGGGCGCCTGGACCGCATCGGCCAGCGCGAGACCATCCGCATTCATATCCCCTATTTCCAGGGGAGCGCGCAGGAAACCCTGTTCCACTGGTATGTCAGGGGGCTCGAAGCCTTCAGCCGCCCCTGCCCCGCCGGGCAGGCGGTGTTTGCCGAACTGGGCGCGGAACTGAAGGCCCTGCTCGGCGCCGCCGATCCAGCCCGGCTCGATCAGCTGCTGCAATCGGCTGGACAACTGCGCGAGCGCATTCTGGATACCCTGCATGCAGGCCGCGACCGTCTGCTGGAGATGAACTCATGCCGGCGCGAGGAAGCCGAAGGCCTGGTGGCGCGCATCCGCCGCGCTGAGCAGGGCAAGAGCCTGTGGCCGTACCTGGAGGAGGTTTTCGACGCCTATGGGGTCACCGTAGAGGAACATTCCGAGCACTGCTACATCCTTGTGCCCGGTGACCACATGCGGGTTCCGCATTTTCCCGAGCTGCCCGAGGACGGCATCACCGTGACCCTGGACCGGAGCATTGCCCTGGCCCGCGAGGACATGGCCTTTCTGACTTGGGAGCATCCCATGGTGCGCGGCTGCATGGACCTGATCCTGAACAGCGAGCACGGCAACGCGGCCTTCGCCCTGGTGCGCCACGAGGACCTGGACCCGGGACAACTGCTGCTGGAAGCCATCTACCTGGTGGAATGCCCGGGGCCCAGACACCTGGGACTGGCGCGCTACCTGCCGCATACCCTGATGCGCCTGCTCAGCGACGCCGAGGGCCAGGATTTGAGCGCGCTTACGCCGGAAAGCTTCGAGGAAATTCGCCAGGTGATCGATCGCGAGGAACTGGCGGCGATGCTGCGCGGCCAGCGCAAGCCCTTGGAGAGCATGCTCAAGGCGGCGGAAGCGAAGGCCCGGCAACGCCTGCCTGGACTGATCGCGGAAAGCACGCAGCGCATGCTGGATGAGGCGACTGCGGAACTCAAGCGCCTGGCGGCCCTGCGCAAGGTCAATCCCTATGTGCGCCCCGAGGAACTGGATCTGCGCAAGCAGCAGGCCATGGAAACCCATGGCCACTTGCAGGCGGCGCAGATGCGGCTGGATTCGGTGCGGGTGCTGCTGACAGCCTGA
- a CDS encoding cryptochrome/photolyase family protein, producing MTCAIHWFRRDLRLTENPALIRALQSGVLVIPLYIHSTQGEGDWAAGSASRWWLHHSLRALDESLRALGSRLIVRSGEPHQVLSDLSGETGAASVFWNRRYEPAGIALDSNIKAALREQGLRVETCNSALLYEPWSACRSSGEPYKVFTPFWKNLKILGLDLPVLPAPASLPPIADSIASLELCELNLLPKIPWDTGLRETWRPGEAGAHDCLERFLSGALSEYAAQRDFPAEPGTSRLSPHLHFGEIGPRQIVAALRTLPEETGSGSDAYVRELAWREFAHHLLFHFPSTPDQPLDERFQDFPWAEAEADVLSAWQHGRTGIPLVDAGMRELWHTGWMHNRVRMVVASFLVKNLRIHWRHGARWFWDTLVDADLANNTLGWQWTAGCGADAAPYFRVFNPVLQGAKFDPAGAYVRRWVPELAALPDALVHRPWEADAGLLSAACGDYPPPLVDLKASREAALRAFETLRRGA from the coding sequence GTGACCTGTGCCATCCACTGGTTTCGCCGCGACCTGCGCCTGACCGAAAATCCCGCCCTGATCCGCGCCTTGCAAAGCGGTGTGCTGGTCATTCCCCTCTATATCCATAGCACGCAGGGGGAAGGCGATTGGGCCGCGGGCAGCGCCAGCCGCTGGTGGTTGCATCACAGCCTCCGCGCGCTGGATGAGTCGCTCAGAGCACTGGGCTCACGCCTGATCGTCCGTAGCGGAGAACCCCATCAAGTCCTGTCCGACCTGTCCGGGGAAACTGGCGCCGCATCCGTGTTCTGGAACCGCCGCTATGAGCCGGCGGGCATTGCCCTGGACAGCAACATCAAGGCGGCCTTGCGCGAACAAGGATTGCGGGTCGAAACCTGCAATAGCGCCCTGCTCTACGAGCCCTGGAGCGCCTGCCGCAGCTCGGGGGAGCCCTACAAGGTATTCACCCCGTTCTGGAAGAACCTCAAGATACTGGGACTCGACCTGCCCGTGCTGCCCGCACCGGCATCCCTTCCGCCCATCGCGGATTCCATCGCGAGCCTGGAACTGTGCGAGCTGAACCTGCTTCCGAAAATTCCCTGGGACACAGGACTCCGCGAGACCTGGCGGCCGGGCGAGGCCGGCGCACACGACTGCCTGGAGCGTTTTCTATCCGGTGCGCTCAGTGAATATGCCGCGCAACGGGATTTCCCAGCGGAACCGGGTACCTCGCGCCTGTCGCCTCACCTGCATTTCGGAGAAATCGGCCCCCGCCAGATCGTGGCGGCGCTGCGCACCCTGCCCGAGGAAACAGGATCAGGAAGCGACGCCTACGTGCGCGAATTGGCGTGGCGGGAATTTGCCCACCACCTGCTGTTCCATTTTCCGAGCACGCCGGATCAACCACTGGACGAGCGCTTTCAGGACTTTCCTTGGGCAGAAGCGGAGGCGGACGTTCTGTCCGCCTGGCAGCATGGCCGTACCGGCATCCCCCTGGTAGACGCGGGCATGCGCGAGCTATGGCACACCGGCTGGATGCACAATCGCGTGCGCATGGTGGTGGCCTCCTTTTTGGTCAAGAACTTGCGCATCCACTGGCGGCACGGCGCGCGCTGGTTCTGGGACACCCTCGTGGACGCCGATCTGGCCAACAACACCCTGGGCTGGCAGTGGACCGCCGGTTGCGGCGCGGATGCGGCGCCCTATTTCCGGGTCTTCAACCCGGTGCTGCAGGGCGCCAAGTTCGATCCAGCCGGTGCCTATGTCCGGCGCTGGGTGCCGGAACTGGCCGCATTGCCCGATGCCCTGGTGCACCGGCCCTGGGAAGCCGACGCCGGTCTGTTGAGTGCGGCATGCGGCGACTACCCGCCGCCGCTGGTGGATCTCAAAGCGAGCCGCGAAGCCGCCCTGCGCGCCTTCGAAACCTTGCGGCGCGGTGCCTGA
- the queA gene encoding tRNA preQ1(34) S-adenosylmethionine ribosyltransferase-isomerase QueA: protein MRKSDFHYELDESLIAQQPLAERGASRLLHLDGATGVRKDRMFVDLPALLRPGDLLVFNDTRVIPARLFGHKASGGRVELLVERLLNSTRMLAHIRASKAPKPGTVLRLEGGTECVVTGREDDLFLVEFDAAVGPVAELLSRIGHMPLPPYIARGDAVEDRERYQTVYASQPGAVAAPTAGLHFDQAMLARLDAMGVASAHLTLHVGSGTFQPLRVENLDEHVMHAEYCELDESLVDSVARTRDRGGRVVAVGTTAVRTLETAAASGTLRPFRGETRLFIRPGFRFHCVDALLTNFHLPESTLLTLVCAFAGYETVMAAYRHAVASRYRFFSYGDAMFLTRRPA from the coding sequence ATGCGAAAGAGCGACTTTCACTACGAACTGGACGAAAGCCTCATCGCGCAGCAGCCGCTGGCGGAGCGCGGTGCCAGCCGCCTGCTGCACCTGGACGGAGCGACGGGTGTCCGGAAAGACCGAATGTTCGTCGACCTGCCGGCACTGTTGCGGCCGGGGGATCTGCTGGTGTTCAACGATACCCGCGTCATCCCGGCGCGCCTGTTCGGCCACAAGGCCAGCGGCGGGCGGGTGGAACTGCTGGTGGAGCGCCTGCTGAATTCGACCCGGATGCTGGCGCACATCCGCGCCAGCAAGGCGCCCAAGCCGGGTACCGTCTTGCGCCTGGAGGGCGGGACGGAGTGCGTGGTCACGGGGCGGGAGGACGATCTGTTCCTGGTGGAGTTCGATGCTGCCGTCGGTCCGGTCGCCGAACTACTGTCCCGCATCGGCCACATGCCCCTTCCGCCTTATATCGCGCGCGGCGATGCCGTGGAGGACCGTGAACGCTACCAGACCGTATATGCCAGCCAGCCCGGCGCGGTGGCGGCGCCGACCGCGGGCCTGCACTTCGACCAGGCCATGCTGGCGCGCCTGGATGCCATGGGGGTCGCGAGCGCCCATCTGACCCTGCACGTGGGCAGCGGCACCTTCCAGCCCCTGCGCGTGGAGAATCTCGATGAGCACGTCATGCATGCCGAATACTGCGAGTTGGACGAGTCCCTGGTGGACTCCGTAGCCCGGACGCGTGACCGTGGCGGTCGGGTGGTGGCGGTGGGCACGACGGCGGTGCGCACCCTGGAGACGGCGGCGGCCTCCGGCACGCTCCGGCCCTTTCGGGGGGAGACGCGCTTGTTCATCCGGCCCGGATTCCGCTTCCATTGCGTGGATGCCCTGCTAACCAATTTTCATCTGCCCGAGTCCACCCTGCTGACCCTGGTGTGCGCTTTCGCCGGATACGAAACGGTGATGGCGGCCTACCGGCACGCCGTCGCCAGCCGCTATCGCTTCTTCAGTTATGGCGATGCCATGTTTCTCACCCGGAGGCCGGCTTGA
- a CDS encoding lysylphosphatidylglycerol synthase transmembrane domain-containing protein, with the protein MSEEKKRSGRMRRQKTSDELRLFNPGRILMPVLLGTLIVGYVMRREFIKQGQTPLEVLAAMNWHGGTFLWLGLAVLMLGLREFGYIWQLRSLTDGNLRWRHSLQVVLLWDFFAAVSPSMVGGAAVALFMLSKEGLSLGRSTAIVFTTVFLDQVFYISIPFLVSLIIPQKDIFAPLEWIPSDLLGDSVLALFWSAWGSMAAYVVLLVGALFVAPTWVNWWLTRLFTLPFTHRWRARGLHMANELLIASKDLRGRSTRWWLKVWAATSLAWIGRYLVLNCVLAAFTETPYGFFDQALIAGRQAVLWIIMVVSPTPGSAGLAELGFSWLFRDLVPAGAALSLAIVWRTIAYYPYLIIGVPVMTHWIKRVFGSDLRVRSADGT; encoded by the coding sequence TTGAGCGAGGAGAAGAAGAGATCAGGCCGCATGCGCCGCCAAAAGACCAGCGATGAATTGCGCCTGTTCAATCCAGGCCGCATCCTCATGCCGGTGCTGCTGGGTACCCTGATCGTCGGCTACGTGATGCGTCGGGAGTTCATCAAGCAGGGGCAGACGCCGCTGGAGGTGCTGGCCGCGATGAACTGGCACGGCGGCACCTTCCTGTGGCTGGGCCTGGCCGTGCTGATGCTGGGCTTGCGCGAGTTCGGCTACATCTGGCAATTGCGCAGCCTCACCGATGGCAATCTGCGCTGGCGGCACAGCCTGCAGGTGGTCCTGCTGTGGGATTTTTTCGCCGCGGTCTCGCCCTCCATGGTCGGCGGCGCCGCGGTGGCGCTGTTCATGCTGAGCAAGGAGGGGCTGAGCCTGGGACGGAGCACCGCCATCGTGTTCACCACGGTTTTTCTGGATCAGGTGTTCTACATCAGCATTCCTTTTCTGGTGAGCCTGATCATTCCGCAGAAGGACATCTTCGCGCCCCTGGAGTGGATTCCCTCCGACCTGTTGGGAGACAGCGTGCTGGCCTTGTTCTGGAGCGCCTGGGGCAGCATGGCGGCTTATGTGGTCTTGCTCGTCGGCGCCCTGTTCGTCGCGCCGACCTGGGTCAACTGGTGGCTGACCCGTTTGTTCACCCTGCCGTTCACGCACCGCTGGCGGGCGCGTGGCCTGCACATGGCGAACGAGTTGCTGATCGCGTCCAAGGACCTTCGCGGGCGGTCGACGCGCTGGTGGCTTAAGGTATGGGCGGCCACATCCCTGGCCTGGATCGGCCGCTACCTGGTCTTGAACTGCGTGCTGGCGGCCTTTACCGAAACGCCCTATGGCTTTTTCGACCAGGCGCTGATCGCCGGGCGCCAGGCCGTATTGTGGATCATCATGGTGGTTTCGCCCACGCCGGGCAGCGCCGGTCTGGCGGAGTTGGGATTCTCCTGGCTGTTCCGCGATCTGGTGCCCGCCGGCGCGGCCTTGTCCCTGGCCATTGTCTGGCGAACCATCGCCTATTACCCCTATCTGATCATCGGAGTGCCGGTGATGACCCACTGGATCAAGCGCGTTTTCGGCAGCGATCTGCGTGTGCGGAGCGCCGATGGCACCTGA
- a CDS encoding HIT domain-containing protein produces MAPETAAGFQLHPRLAQDCVELARLPLCRLLLMNERRYPWLILVPQRPGVTEIFHLPEAEQQQLLRESSSLARPLMAEFAADKLNIAAIGNLVPQLHLHHVLRYCDDPAWPGPVWGRFTPEPYAASELPQMQGRLRRVLSSLECAWTAG; encoded by the coding sequence ATGGCACCTGAGACGGCGGCCGGCTTCCAGTTGCATCCGCGTCTGGCCCAGGACTGCGTGGAACTGGCCCGGCTCCCGTTGTGCCGGCTGTTGCTGATGAACGAGCGGCGCTATCCCTGGCTGATCCTCGTGCCGCAGCGTCCAGGCGTGACCGAAATCTTCCATCTGCCGGAGGCGGAGCAGCAGCAGTTGCTGCGGGAATCCTCGTCCTTGGCGCGTCCGCTGATGGCGGAGTTCGCCGCGGACAAGCTCAACATCGCGGCCATCGGCAATCTGGTGCCGCAGTTGCACCTGCATCACGTGCTGCGTTACTGCGACGACCCCGCCTGGCCCGGGCCCGTGTGGGGACGGTTTACGCCGGAGCCCTATGCGGCGAGCGAACTGCCGCAGATGCAGGGGCGGCTGCGCCGGGTCTTGTCCTCTCTGGAGTGCGCATGGACTGCCGGGTAG
- a CDS encoding YkgJ family cysteine cluster protein, producing MDCRVGCGACCIAISISSPIPGMPQGKPAGVRCVQLTEDLRCRIFRDPARPKVCAGFRAAEDTCGQSQAEALAYLGWLEEATGN from the coding sequence ATGGACTGCCGGGTAGGCTGCGGCGCCTGTTGTATCGCCATTTCCATCTCGAGCCCCATTCCCGGCATGCCGCAGGGCAAGCCGGCGGGCGTGCGCTGCGTGCAACTGACCGAGGATTTGCGCTGCCGCATCTTCCGTGATCCCGCGCGTCCCAAGGTGTGCGCGGGCTTCCGCGCGGCGGAGGATACCTGCGGCCAGTCGCAGGCGGAGGCGCTGGCCTACTTGGGATGGCTGGAGGAGGCCACGGGGAACTGA
- a CDS encoding ATP-binding protein: MNDTLNPILHRVETLLERLEALLPPAPRSPDWDTASAFRWCGSAKPERLRRIARPLTLRLEDIRCLDRQKEAIDRNTRQFLAGYPANNVLLWGSRGTGKSSLIKALLHQYQAQGLRLIEVERQHLVELPDILDCLDGRPEKFVLYCDDLSFEADDGSYKNLKAVLEGSLAGLSPNVLVYATSNRRHLLPEFLQENQQARHLDGEIHHGEAVEEKVSLSERFGLWLSFHPFTQDQYLEIVRYWLEQLGSLPDDFEPVRLLALRFALERGSRSGRVAAQFARDWCGRTRLEQQPGA; the protein is encoded by the coding sequence ACGACACCCTGAATCCCATCCTGCACCGCGTCGAAACCCTTCTGGAGCGTCTGGAAGCGCTGCTCCCGCCCGCACCCAGGTCCCCCGACTGGGACACGGCTTCGGCTTTCCGCTGGTGCGGCTCCGCGAAGCCCGAGCGCCTGAGGCGCATCGCCCGCCCCTTGACCTTGCGGCTGGAGGACATCCGCTGCCTGGACCGCCAGAAAGAAGCCATCGACCGCAACACCCGCCAGTTTCTCGCCGGCTATCCCGCCAACAACGTACTCCTCTGGGGCTCGCGCGGCACCGGCAAGTCTTCCCTGATCAAGGCGCTGTTGCACCAGTATCAAGCCCAGGGACTGCGTTTGATCGAGGTGGAGCGCCAGCACCTCGTGGAGTTGCCGGATATTCTCGACTGCCTGGACGGAAGGCCGGAAAAATTCGTGCTGTACTGCGACGACCTTTCCTTCGAAGCCGACGATGGCAGCTACAAGAACCTCAAGGCGGTGCTGGAAGGCTCGCTGGCAGGGCTCAGTCCCAACGTGCTGGTGTACGCCACCTCCAACCGCCGCCACCTGCTGCCTGAATTCCTGCAGGAAAACCAGCAGGCGCGGCATCTGGACGGGGAAATCCACCACGGCGAGGCGGTGGAGGAAAAGGTCTCCCTCTCCGAACGCTTCGGCCTCTGGCTATCCTTCCACCCCTTCACCCAGGATCAATACCTGGAGATCGTCCGCTACTGGCTGGAGCAACTGGGCAGCCTGCCCGACGACTTCGAACCGGTGCGCCTGCTGGCCCTGCGCTTCGCTCTCGAACGCGGGTCGCGCAGCGGGCGCGTGGCGGCCCAGTTCGCCCGCGACTGGTGTGGACGCACGCGGCTGGAGCAGCAGCCTGGCGCCTGA